The Synechococcus sp. RS9909 genomic interval AAATCTCCCACCACAAAGGGACGATTGACATAGAGACCAAGGCCGCTGAGGGAGTTGGAAATGATGCTCTGGGCACCGAAGCCGATGGCAGCGGCACCAAAACCACCAGCCGTGATCAACACGGCCGCTGAAATGCCAAGGATGCGCATCACCTGCAGAACCAGGATCAGAACCGCAAGACTGAGCAGCAGCTTGCCGAACACATCCAATAAAAAGATTCGATCCCTGGGCTGCATCCCGGGCAGCAGGTGTTCACCATAACGATCAGGTTGACGGCCGATCTCCGTTTTCCAACGCAGAAGCGTCCAGGAGACGCCGACCACCGCGAAGAAGGCACGGCTCTCGAGCCCATCACGGGGAAGGTCAATGATTTCAGGGTCGAGCAAGGTGCCGACCCACCAACCCAACGCCGCCAGGATGCAGGTGACACTCACACTGAGCCGACTGGAGAGCAGCAGGTTGCGGCGGAGCGAGCCTGACGCGAAACGCCCTGCCAGTAGGTCGATGCCAATCCAGAGAGCCAGGGCCAGCCCCAGGCCTGTGAGCGGAATCTGCAGGTCGAACGGTAACGGCGTGATCACAGCGGGCCGAGCGAAACGAGCGGACCCTACCAATGGCGCTCAGACCAGGGACGTGAAGTCACTGAGTCCGAATTGACCATCGCCACCGAGCACCGCGTCAAAGGACACCCCCCGATTCAGCACGTCCTCGGGCGCCACACCGGCGCGCAGCAGATCGGATGCGGCTGCAAGCAGACTGTCATCACCACTGCTGTCATTGGAAAGAGCCCAGAACATCAGCCCCCCCAGGCCCTGGGCTTCGACATAGGCCGCTTTGCCGGCGATGGTGGCCGCCGTTTCGACTGAACTCCAGACCCCGGTCTGTTCGTTGTAAGCGAAGGCCGCTTTGGCGTCGTCGTCCCAGATCAGGTCATAGGAGCCATCCTCAATGCCGGTGAGCAG includes:
- a CDS encoding mechanosensitive ion channel family protein, translated to MITPLPFDLQIPLTGLGLALALWIGIDLLAGRFASGSLRRNLLLSSRLSVSVTCILAALGWWVGTLLDPEIIDLPRDGLESRAFFAVVGVSWTLLRWKTEIGRQPDRYGEHLLPGMQPRDRIFLLDVFGKLLLSLAVLILVLQVMRILGISAAVLITAGGFGAAAIGFGAQSIISNSLSGLGLYVNRPFVVGDFIDLPSDGLSGTVENISWFYTRLRSVDRQPLFVPNAIFSAKPVINISEIDHRRIWIEFGLNYADREKIQALTAELEAWLQADVDVDPVRTLAVNFIGYGDSSLNLRLVCHAKGASLAEAWALQQKVLLEIGAAVERCGASMPFPTRTLLQG